Genomic window (Streptomyces sp. RerS4):
GCACGATCCGGTACGCCGTACGCCCCACCTCGGGCGGCGGCGCCTCCCCGCCGGGCGGGCCGCTCAGCTCGACGGGGGTGCCCGCCGCCGCGGTCTCGTCCACGAGCCGGGCCAGATCGGCCAGTTCGGGCTGGGGTCGCTCGCCGCCGCCGGCGGCGGCGTCCGCGGCCCCGGGTTCCTGGCGCAGGACCCCGATCACCTGGCGCAGGTCGCTCAGCGCGAGGTGCGCGCTCTCGCGGATCACCCCGGCGGCGCGGGCGATGTCCTCGCGGGGCGCTCCGGGGTTGAACTCCAGGGCGCCCGCGTGCAGGCTCAGCAGCGACAGCCGGTGCCCGAGTACGTCGTGCATCTCGCGGGCGATCTCCTCGCGGACCTCCGTGCGGGCCTGTGCCTCGGCGAGTTCGGCGCGTTCGCGCAACGAGGTGATGAGTTGCTGCCGGGAGCGACGGAAGAGGCCCCAGCCGACGGCGCCGGCGAGGAGTGCGAAGTACGTGGCGGCCGCGCCGACCCGCTCCTCGGACATCTCCGGCATCCGCCACAGGAACAGGGGCAGCGGGGCGAAGGCCAGCGCCGCCACGCCCGCGGTGACGCGCCAGGGGCGGGTCGCGGCGACCGTGAACACCGCGACCATCGCGGGGCCGGTCAGGTAGTGGGCCTGGCTGCCGGCGAGGAGCAGGACGACGGCCAGCGCGACCGGCCACCGACGGCGCAGCGGCAGCGCCGCGCAGCCGAGCCCTCCGACGACCTGGTCGGCCGTCCGCCAGGCCGGGTGGAGGTCCTCGGGGAGGGGGATGGACTGCGAGCTGACGGCGGCGAAGCAGGCCGCGAAGAGGATCAGCCCCAGGTCGGCGGCCCAGTCGCGGGGGGTACGGGTGATGCGGCGCATGTCCCTGGAATCTACGCGTGCGGGGCGCGGGGCGGTCCGTTCGGATCCGGAACGGATACTTAAGTACGAGCGGCGGCGACGGAAGACCGATCCGCGCGCCCGCGCCGCGGACCTACCGTCGGGGCATGACCTCCACTGCTTCCTCTTCCAAGTCCCCCGGGGCCGCCTTCTCGGGGCTGCTCTGCTTCGTCCTCGTCGTCGGTGGCGGGAGCGGGCTGCTCCACGAGTGGTTCGGCTGGATCCACTTCATGGGCTTCGTCCGTTTCCTCGTGCCGGACGGTTACGAGGTCTTCGGCTACGTCGTCATGGTCGCGCTGGGTCTGGCGGTGGGCGCGGCGGGCGACGCCCTCAGCCGTCGAGGGCGTCGCTGACCTGTGCGTCGGGGTGCGTGCGGCCGGCTCGGCCGTCAGCACTTCAGCGTGGTGGAGGAGGCGGCGACCGTCTCCTCCAGCTTCACGACGTGGGGCCGGATCGCGGTCAGGGTGTTCTGGCCGGTGGTGTCGCCCGGCAGGTCCTCGTAGGCCTTCTTCAGGTTGTCGCCGGCGGCCGTGAGGGCGTCGCGCTTGGCCTGTTCCAGGGACTGAAGGTTGTCGCCCATCGCGTCGAGATCCTCCTTGACGGCGTCGTAGGCTTCCTTGATCTGGTCCTTGGTCGCGTTGGCCGGATCGAGGGCGCGCAGCTTGGCGGTGTCGCCCTTGAGTTCGGAGAAGTTCGTACACAGGGCCTGGGCGGCCTGGGTCGCTTCCTCCTTGGGCGTGGTGTTGTCCTTGTCGTCGGAGCACGCGCTGAGACCGAGGGCCGCGGTGGCGCAGATCAGGGTGGTCGCCGCGAAACGCTTCATGGGTGGTGCCTTTCTCAACTCTCCACTGGATCCGGTG
Coding sequences:
- a CDS encoding sensor histidine kinase, with the translated sequence MRRITRTPRDWAADLGLILFAACFAAVSSQSIPLPEDLHPAWRTADQVVGGLGCAALPLRRRWPVALAVVLLLAGSQAHYLTGPAMVAVFTVAATRPWRVTAGVAALAFAPLPLFLWRMPEMSEERVGAAATYFALLAGAVGWGLFRRSRQQLITSLRERAELAEAQARTEVREEIAREMHDVLGHRLSLLSLHAGALEFNPGAPREDIARAAGVIRESAHLALSDLRQVIGVLRQEPGAADAAAGGGERPQPELADLARLVDETAAAGTPVELSGPPGGEAPPPEVGRTAYRIVQEALTNVRKHAPGATARIRVTGGPGHGLDVEVRNTCSAASSPAPAPASVGAGGGHGLIGLAERARLAGGELTAGPAGADFRVHARLPWPGPALSDPAGEERA